The Raphanus sativus cultivar WK10039 unplaced genomic scaffold, ASM80110v3 Scaffold1537, whole genome shotgun sequence genome segment CTTTTGCTACCATTGAACTGTATATTCTTGTTTTCTTGGCAAGGTTTAGTGAAAACCTAAACAAAAGCaaacattaattaattaattagttgTGCTTTGTTCTTTATTCTCGgagtattatttttctttaatcttTTCCTTTTGATTTGGTCTTTATTCTCTTTTGGTTTTAGTGTTTACCTTTAGGTGATGAGATAGTCTTACTAGTATAAAACTTGCTGGAAAATGAGATGCCAGTGAATCAAATAGTCTGAAAAGAATCCGCTAAGTTTGCTTTCTGTGTCTGGTCATTTCATTGTTCCAACTTATTttatgattaactaataaaatatggataaatattttatttaggtAGCAAGATTGTAGAAATCTATTATATTGGTTGTTAGGTTTGGCAGAATCAGGTTGTTGGTTTGCAGCACAACCACCTATCTTCTTCTTTACTTTCATTGTATTTGTTTTGTCAACAAGTTAAGATTCTGATATAATCTGGTAAAAATGACGGTAAAACATTGTTTTCTTCAGGGGTCAAGCAGAGAAAGAGTTCAAAGTTGAGGTGGAAGCAATTGGGAAAGTAAGACATAAGAACTTGGTTGGTCTGATGGGTTATTGTGCCGACACTGCCAAAGGTTgccaaaaacaaacaaatttaaaatgatGAATTAGTAAACTTTGAATTCATATTTGTTTATAACTAAACTTGGTTTATTTCTTTGTCTGTTTTGATTATAGGATGCTTGTGTATGAATATATTGATAATGGAAACTTGGAGCAGTGGTTGCATGGTGATGTAGGTCCAGTGAGTCCTCTCACATGGGATATTCGCATGAAGGTTGCCATTGGAACAGCTAAAGGGTGCGTCCAGTTTCTTCTTAGTCAAATCAGTATTCTAGCTGCGATTGGCCATTTTTAAAAAACCTTGGCTTTTTTTTTGATGAACAGATTAGCCTACTTACATGAAGGGCTTGAACCAAAGGTTGTGCACCGTGATGTGAAGTCCAGTAACATCTTGCTTGATAGGAAGTGGAACCCGAAGGTGTCTGATTTCGGTTTGGCCAAGTTATTAGAATCTGAAACGAGCTATGTGACAACTCGTGTGATGGGAACTTTTGGGTGAGCAGATTGATTTCTTGTCACACATCATTAAAAAAGCTTACAAGAAGTTAATAAActtcttaatatttttcttgtgcAGATATGTTTCACCGGAGTATGCAAGTACCGGTATGCTTAATGAGTGTAGCGATGTCTACAGTTTTGGTGTTCTTCTCATGGAGATTATAACAGGGAGGAGCCCAGTCGATTATTCAAGACCCCCTGGCGAGGTAATCTCATAATACATAATTAACAAGAACATATGCAAGGAATGTTTACTTTTGTGAAACATTTTTCAGATGAACTTAGTGGATTGGTTCAAAGGAATGGTTGCAAGCAGACGTGGAGAAGAAGTTATAGACCCTAAAATCAAAAATCCACAACCTCATCCAAGAGCTTTGAAAAGAGCATTGCTTGTTTGTTTGCGTTGCATAGACCTTGATGCTAGTAAACGACCAAAGATGGGACAAATTATTCACATGCTTGAGGCTGATGATTTCCCTTTCCGTCCTGTAAGTTTTCAAAAAGCTAAAAATAGATTGTTGCCTCCTCCTCTCTACATGTTTATTGAGCTTTGTATGTTTATTTACTCTTATTTATAACAGGAACACAGATCAGTCCAGACAAACAAGAAACCACTTGAGAGTTGATGCTATTGGGGGTACACAACCAGATTGATAGATTTGTCCACGTTTGTTCTATATTGAGTATTACATAGATTCATATGAGTTGAAAATCAAAAGTGAAATTAGATAATATGAGAATGGTTCAAGTTCTAAGGCTttgtaatatgtaaatatatatcatatatgctGAATACTTTAAgtgcatttttttttggacaaacaCTTAGTCCATTTCTTATCCTTGGATGGCCACGTGAATTACctaccaaaaccaaaccaaaactcaGTAATTCACTAATTTGCTATGTAAATTGTTTGGTCTTCGGATTAATAACGGTTTAAAGGCTGAACTGTATTTTGAACCGCAATTACTGTTGAACCGATTACCGAAATCTGAAAACAACCGATTGATTTTGATTCGGAAAACAACCGATTGATTTTTCTTATCCTTGGTTGGCCACGTGAATTActtaccaaaaccaaaccaaaactcaGTAATTCACTAATTTGCTATGTAAATTGTTTGGTCTTCGGATTAATAACGGTTTAAAGGCTGAACCGTATTTTAAACCGCAATTACTGTTGAACCGATTACAAAATCAGATAACCGAATTGATTTCGGGTCGAGCAAATATACCAGCTCTCGAGATCCGACAATCCACGAGCACTCCACTACATGCGACTGGTAAAATTATCCTAAAGTCGCCACGTGTCATCACGTATTCTCCTGACTTCTCCATCATAATGAAACACAAACATACCCCGCAAAAATCAAATCCACTTTAATTGATCGCTATTCATTTAGATCTGGTGCGAACTCTGTTATTGAACGAAGATGGAGGAGAGTTTAATCAAGCGCCTGGAAGCTGCGGTTACGAGGCTCGAGGGGATCTCCAGCAACGGAGGAGGAGGGGGAGGAGTTACTCTTTCCCGCGGAGGAGATttctccgccgccgccgccggaaTCGATTCCGCGGCGTCTGATCCGTCGATTCTCGCCTACGAAGATCTGATTTCGCAATGCGTCGGTAGGGCGCTGAGCGCGGCGGAGAAGATCGGTGGACCTGTTCTAGACGTGACGAAGATCGTCGCCGAAGCGTTTGCTGCGCAGAAGGATCTGCTCGTTCGCATCAAGCAGACTCAGGTATGTATAATCGATCACTTTAGTTTCCAGTGCTGGATTGGATTGGATtggattttgatatttttagatatgtGGTTTTGATTTGAGAGCAGAAGCCTGACATGGCTGGGTTAGCTGGATTTCTCAAGCCGTTGAATGATGTTACGATGAAAGCTGACGCAATGACTCAAGGAAGGAGGTCTGATTTCTTCAATCACCTCAAGGCTGCGTCTGATAGTCTTTCTGCTTTGGCCTGGATTGCTTTCACCGGAAAAGATTGTGGTAAGCTTGTTGTTGGgagttcaatattttttataatcttcTCTGGAAATGATTTGATTGGCTCTCCTCACCTTGCAAGGTATGAGCATGCCAATCGCTCATGTGGAAGAAAGTTGGCAGATGGCTGAGTTTTACAACAACAAGGTGATACCTAATCTTCATTCTCTTTCCATGCCTTCATACCAAAAGGATTACTTATTCAGATTGCATACGCCTTAAGTGGCTGTTTTGATGCTCTTTGTACTCTGTTAATTAATATGATCCCCATGTTCTTGTTTCAGGTATTGGTGGAGTACCGTAACAAAGATGCGAATCATGTGGAGTGGGCTAAAGCCTTGAAAGAACTTTACTTACCTGGTTTGAGGGATTATGTGAAAAGTCATTACGCCTTGGGACCTGTATGGAATGCATCAGGGAAACCTGCTAGTGCTCCTGCCAAAGGTCCGCCTGGTGCTCCTGCTCCTCCCCCAGCACCGGTCTTCAGTGCTGAATCTTCAAAGCCATCATCTTCGTCGAACCAGAAACAAGGGATGTCTGCTGTTTTCCAGCAGCTCAGCTCTGGTGCTGTGACCTCAGGTATGTTACGTTTTGTATACGTCTTCCTCACATTTCTGACGCAATCTCTGTTTGGAACGTGAATCAAATATAGTTTATTATTCTTGTTCGTTGCTTTCCAGGTCTTAGAAAAGTGACAGATGATATGAAGACTAAGAACCGTACTGATAGATCCGGAGCAGTGAGTGCCATTGAGAAGGAAACTCGTGCAGCTAAACCAACATTTTCGAAAAACTGGGCCACCGAAAAATGGAACTTCAAATGGGTCGCAAGTGGGTTTTACTAACAAATACTATATGGTGCAAATTCAAACTGTGGTAGATATACTATAACACGGTTGTTGGCTTCTTCTGAATTATATTAGGTGGGCTGTTGAGAACCAAATAGGGAAGAAGGACTTGGTTATCAGCGAGTGTGATTCCAAACAGTCTGTCTATGTATTTGGTTGCAAAGATTCTGTCTTGCAGATACAAGGTATCTTTGCTCCATTCAGATTCACTGTAAAAGTTGGATATCTCCTTGAAAGATATTTGAGTCTCTTACTGTTGTTCCATAATTTGTAGGAAAAGTTAATAACATCACCATTGACAAATGCACCAAATTGGGTGTTGTCTTCACGGTGAGTTGAATAACACTGTTTCCTCTTACATtccaacaataaaatttatgtgaTTCCTAATCATGTTAAATCTAACATGTCTGTATAGGATGTTGTTGCTGCATTTGAGATTGTGAATTGCACCAACGTAGAAGTACAATGTCAGGTTTGTTTTCTGTCTTCTATACTTTCCAATGGCTGAAAAAATATATCCTCATAAGGACAATCTCTTTTTGCGTCCCAATCTTATGATGTAGCCCTAACGTCTGCAGTTTCTTTTGGAGACACTGATGCTCTTGCTTTTGTCTTTACGTCATATGTGGCTATCGCAGGGTTCAGCTCCCACGGTTTCTGTGGACAACACAACTGGCTGTCAGTTATACCTAAACAAAGACTCATTAGAAACAGCTATAACAACAGCCAAGTCGAGTGAGATCAATGTAATGGTCCCTGGTACTTCCCCTGATGGAGATTGGGTATGCTTTCCTCTCTTGTAACGATGAAAGTCTTTTGATTCCTTGTATTCTTTTACAACGAAATGTTTAGTTACTTTGGGTGATACCAAAAGTGAGAAGTCACTGATTACAAGCTTATTGTAACCAAGCGACTCGTGTCTGTGCGAGTGATGTGACACTGTTCACTGAAGGAATCATTCTCATAGTGGTTTTTGTCACAACATTGCAGGTGGAACATGCACTGCCGCAACAGTACAACCATGTGTTCACTGAAGGGAAGTTCGAGACGACACCGGTCTCGCACTCAGGTGCCTAAGTTAAAAGggaatctctctctctgtcttcaGTCTGGATTTTGCTTAAATAtcacgtttttttttaacttgttttCTTCAGATTATAAT includes the following:
- the LOC130504388 gene encoding probable receptor-like serine/threonine-protein kinase At4g34500 → MSGSGDSVGVHKLSAKSTIFGLSIYLVIAICSVFLLLISLLIFLFVCLNRVSRARRMRVKHSSGSIPLVSKKTSEEIKTVGKFLNCDDSMRKVENEVVVVTEEATSKEASGAFDDMSVASSGDVGSEVMGWGRWYSLRDLETATRGFSDENVIGEGGYGVVYRADFPDGSVAAVKNLLNNKGQAEKEFKVEVEAIGKVRHKNLVGLMGYCADTAKRMLVYEYIDNGNLEQWLHGDVGPVSPLTWDIRMKVAIGTAKGLAYLHEGLEPKVVHRDVKSSNILLDRKWNPKVSDFGLAKLLESETSYVTTRVMGTFGYVSPEYASTGMLNECSDVYSFGVLLMEIITGRSPVDYSRPPGEMNLVDWFKGMVASRRGEEVIDPKIKNPQPHPRALKRALLVCLRCIDLDASKRPKMGQIIHMLEADDFPFRPEHRSVQTNKKPLES